Proteins co-encoded in one Armatimonadota bacterium genomic window:
- a CDS encoding HAMP domain-containing protein, translated as MSVSARLNLATALVFVAAAMAAVAMYFSHLEVVRQSSLLRQSGEIQASLEQLDALTAACTTPDDDTRRKLWLSVHAQARSDLEGFRTDSSYAHALLADIARRHEQLFRLFNGSAEHRSGDASLSPPGRPTPLVTEISSAIVNDGRRLRQHYVTKLLDAEIHAKHVVLGVLLFLMWLNIATVLTVRQSALQPIMDIQRAAEKVAGGDISVRLDNKVRNEAGAAVEAFNRMICAVSEQHHRLSDDFRQALRKNAKRTAEVEAELEETRDQLQTQSALRAQAEQAAALHAQQVETILRVFPEVMYVADTETFELLFVNDRFRNMLAKDPVGGTCFVELHGREDPCEFCTNALLRETGGVCQHEIYNAKLDRHFMATDLLIQWPTGGSFRPALLQVSVDNTWSRAAQGDRQLVIQELERRNKELERFTRTVCHELRGPMVTIAGFASLLEKASHDGCPQDLREDVSRIRQAAEDGANIVDELMHLSSVRNQPLEAADVSLTELVSEILDPLSLDLAQHGIALSVAPDLPDIHIDRGRISYILRNLFGSAIQSVRGRPDPQVEIGWSQSDAGGPVVFVRTNATGMIHAGQDVITDEFDQSGTDVCGTSLGHALAKRVMEDLEGCVWTESRSPSLGVTVTITLPQASLGEQSLVAMGGRHASSQA; from the coding sequence ATGTCTGTGAGCGCGAGGCTAAATCTGGCGACAGCCCTGGTGTTCGTGGCCGCAGCGATGGCGGCAGTGGCCATGTACTTCTCCCACCTGGAAGTCGTGCGCCAATCATCTCTGTTGCGGCAGAGCGGGGAAATACAGGCCAGTCTCGAGCAGCTTGACGCCCTCACCGCGGCGTGCACGACACCAGACGACGATACTCGTCGTAAGCTCTGGCTCTCCGTTCATGCCCAGGCCCGCAGCGACCTGGAAGGTTTCCGGACTGACAGTTCCTATGCCCACGCGCTGCTGGCTGACATTGCCCGACGGCACGAACAGCTCTTCAGGCTGTTCAACGGGTCCGCCGAACATCGCTCCGGCGACGCATCCCTCTCTCCACCAGGACGGCCCACCCCCCTGGTCACCGAAATCTCCAGCGCCATTGTGAACGATGGACGCCGCCTGCGCCAGCATTACGTCACAAAGCTCCTCGATGCCGAGATCCACGCCAAACACGTGGTGCTTGGCGTACTCCTCTTTCTGATGTGGCTCAACATTGCAACAGTTCTCACCGTCAGGCAATCAGCGCTCCAGCCGATAATGGACATTCAGCGAGCGGCTGAGAAGGTTGCCGGAGGCGACATTTCCGTGCGCCTGGACAATAAGGTTCGGAACGAAGCCGGCGCCGCTGTGGAGGCCTTCAACCGCATGATCTGCGCGGTCTCCGAGCAGCACCACAGGCTATCGGACGACTTCAGGCAGGCGCTGCGGAAGAACGCAAAGCGGACAGCGGAAGTCGAAGCGGAACTCGAAGAGACACGCGATCAGCTGCAGACTCAGTCTGCCTTGCGGGCCCAAGCAGAACAGGCCGCCGCATTGCACGCCCAGCAGGTCGAGACGATTCTGAGGGTTTTTCCCGAAGTGATGTACGTGGCGGATACAGAGACCTTTGAGCTGCTCTTTGTCAATGACCGCTTCCGCAACATGCTCGCGAAAGACCCCGTGGGCGGCACCTGCTTCGTCGAACTGCACGGTCGCGAAGACCCGTGCGAGTTCTGCACCAACGCCCTCCTTCGAGAGACGGGAGGAGTATGCCAGCATGAAATCTACAACGCCAAGCTGGACCGGCATTTCATGGCAACTGACCTGCTGATACAGTGGCCCACCGGTGGGAGCTTCCGTCCAGCTCTGCTTCAGGTCTCCGTTGACAACACTTGGTCCAGAGCGGCCCAGGGGGATCGGCAGTTGGTGATCCAGGAGCTCGAACGCCGAAACAAGGAACTCGAGCGTTTCACCCGGACCGTCTGTCATGAACTCAGAGGGCCGATGGTCACTATCGCAGGATTTGCTTCGTTGCTCGAAAAGGCCTCTCATGATGGCTGCCCGCAAGACCTGCGCGAAGACGTGTCCCGCATCCGCCAGGCCGCGGAGGACGGCGCGAATATCGTTGACGAACTGATGCATCTTTCATCTGTCCGGAACCAGCCCCTGGAAGCGGCAGACGTCAGCCTGACTGAGCTCGTCAGCGAGATCCTCGATCCACTGAGCCTGGACCTGGCTCAACACGGAATCGCGCTGAGCGTGGCGCCCGACCTGCCGGACATACACATCGATCGGGGGCGCATCAGCTATATCCTGCGCAATCTCTTCGGGAGCGCAATCCAGTCGGTCCGCGGGCGGCCGGACCCACAGGTCGAGATCGGATGGAGCCAATCCGACGCCGGCGGGCCCGTGGTCTTCGTTCGCACCAACGCTACCGGGATGATCCATGCAGGGCAGGATGTCATCACTGATGAGTTCGACCAGTCCGGCACAGACGTCTGCGGGACGTCCCTGGGGCATGCCCTGGCAAAGCGGGTCATGGAAGATCTGGAAGGGTGCGTGTGGACCGAGTCGCGCAGCCCGTCCCTTGGCGTAACCGTCACAATAACACTGCCGCAGGCATCCCTTGGCGAGCAAAGCCTGGTCGCCATGGGTGGCCGCCACGCCTCCTCGCAGGCGTGA
- a CDS encoding response regulator: protein MIATVASHISIPNAGALSSALGLRRVLVVDSNADHVELIARAFRGHSRTYRLISASAVAEARVLLAAEPVDLILADEMLPDGEGIDLLPNNHSELNTPLVLMTAHLDHSALVTALKRGAVDCIVKSAHSIAALPDTADRILREWSLVQEQRRMQEALDVSRRRALSLFEHSPIALWEEDCSAVKQLIDDLGASRVDEFREMLENQPELVDRCLSRVNLIAVNQAAQELLGAETTAQVREEFRSLFTDSFRECFKRVLSAMQQNAGRVSCETKLRTFAGETREIQLRWAVVPGHESDYSRVLVSLADITQLRQTQRLLEQQKTELQRSNEELQQFAYIASHDLQEPLRMISSYLQLLERRYGDQLDQDARDFIGFAVDGAKRMRQLITDLLAYSRVSNRGNSPDLVDSGEVLAEALHDLSQLIADTGANVEYDQLPVLVADRGQLGQLFRNLLANAMKFCEQAPRIQVSAQPDGENWVISVRDNGIGIAPEHAERIFLIFQRLHSRAKYPGTGIGLAICKRIVERHGGRLWVESTVGEGSVFRFTLPGVRGEQ, encoded by the coding sequence GTGATCGCCACCGTCGCCTCACATATCTCGATACCGAATGCCGGCGCACTTTCGAGTGCCCTGGGCCTGCGGAGGGTCCTGGTTGTCGACAGCAATGCAGACCACGTGGAGTTGATCGCGCGCGCATTCCGGGGCCACTCACGAACATACAGGCTCATCTCGGCAAGCGCCGTCGCTGAAGCTCGCGTGCTCCTGGCCGCGGAGCCGGTGGACCTGATTCTCGCCGACGAAATGCTGCCGGACGGTGAGGGCATTGACCTGCTGCCGAACAATCATTCGGAGCTGAACACTCCCCTTGTCCTGATGACGGCTCATCTCGATCACTCCGCGCTCGTCACGGCCCTGAAACGTGGTGCTGTGGACTGCATCGTGAAGTCGGCTCACTCCATCGCCGCCCTGCCTGACACGGCAGACCGAATCCTGCGAGAATGGTCGCTGGTGCAGGAACAGCGACGAATGCAGGAAGCCCTTGATGTCAGCAGGCGCCGAGCATTGAGCCTCTTTGAACACAGCCCGATAGCTCTGTGGGAGGAAGACTGTTCAGCCGTCAAACAACTCATCGACGATTTGGGCGCATCTCGCGTGGACGAGTTCCGCGAGATGCTCGAGAATCAGCCCGAACTCGTGGACCGGTGCCTTTCCAGGGTCAATCTCATAGCCGTCAACCAGGCGGCCCAGGAGCTGCTGGGCGCCGAGACTACGGCTCAGGTGCGCGAGGAGTTCCGCTCACTGTTCACCGACAGCTTCCGCGAATGCTTCAAGCGCGTGCTGTCTGCTATGCAACAGAACGCAGGCAGAGTGTCCTGCGAGACCAAATTGCGCACCTTCGCCGGCGAGACCAGAGAAATCCAACTCCGATGGGCAGTCGTGCCCGGCCACGAATCGGACTATTCAAGGGTGCTTGTCAGCCTGGCAGACATCACGCAACTGCGCCAAACCCAGCGGCTGTTGGAGCAGCAGAAGACAGAACTGCAGCGTTCAAACGAAGAGCTGCAGCAATTTGCGTACATCGCCTCCCACGACCTTCAGGAACCCCTCAGGATGATCTCCAGCTACCTGCAGCTTCTCGAACGGCGCTACGGAGATCAACTGGACCAGGACGCCCGAGATTTCATCGGGTTCGCTGTTGACGGCGCGAAGAGAATGCGGCAGCTGATCACTGACCTCCTGGCATATTCGCGAGTTAGCAACCGGGGCAACTCACCAGACCTTGTGGACAGCGGAGAAGTCCTCGCAGAGGCTCTTCACGACCTGAGCCAACTCATCGCCGATACTGGAGCCAATGTCGAGTACGATCAGCTGCCCGTGCTAGTTGCGGACCGAGGACAATTGGGGCAGCTATTCCGCAATCTGTTAGCGAACGCGATGAAGTTCTGTGAGCAGGCTCCGCGAATCCAGGTGAGTGCGCAGCCGGACGGCGAAAACTGGGTAATCTCGGTGCGTGACAACGGAATCGGGATCGCACCCGAGCATGCGGAACGCATCTTCCTTATCTTTCAGCGACTCCACTCCCGCGCTAAGTATCCAGGGACCGGCATCGGCCTGGCCATCTGCAAACGGATAGTGGAGCGGCACGGAGGGCGGCTTTGGGTGGAGTCGACAGTCGGTGAGGGCTCAGTATTCCGATTCACTCTGCCGGGCGTGAGGGGGGAACAATGA
- a CDS encoding response regulator: protein MAHRILVVDDCEEMQDLYRTVLEVHGYEVVQARDGMQGIAALSEGVRPDVIVLDISMPKLTGWDVLRLVQENPDWQDIPIVVISALGQPSNVQRGWSLGAASYLYKPVAVDELLLMVNRLVSLAETASIEQA, encoded by the coding sequence ATGGCTCACCGCATACTGGTCGTCGATGATTGCGAGGAAATGCAGGACCTGTATCGCACTGTCCTTGAAGTGCATGGCTACGAAGTCGTACAGGCCCGCGACGGGATGCAGGGGATTGCGGCCCTGAGCGAAGGTGTCCGGCCCGATGTGATCGTGCTTGACATCTCCATGCCGAAACTCACCGGGTGGGATGTACTGCGCCTCGTCCAGGAGAATCCCGATTGGCAGGACATACCGATTGTCGTGATTTCGGCCCTGGGGCAGCCCTCCAATGTTCAGCGTGGCTGGTCCTTGGGCGCCGCATCCTACCTGTACAAACCAGTGGCGGTGGACGAACTGCTCCTCATGGTCAATAGGCTGGTCTCCCTGGCTGAGACCGCCTCGATCGAACAGGCGTGA
- a CDS encoding response regulator, whose translation MRDEPVPRVLKILLVEDNPGDVRLTMEALKEAKLLNEVHAVDDGEKALAFLRRETPYENACTPDLVLLDLNLPRMDGKQVLAEMKSDPSLRSIPVVVLTTSQDARDVLATYNLFANCYIAKPVDLDQFLTVVRSIEQFWLALVTLPSQRECG comes from the coding sequence ATGCGTGACGAGCCGGTGCCCAGGGTCCTCAAAATACTCCTCGTTGAGGACAATCCCGGCGACGTGCGCTTGACCATGGAGGCGCTGAAGGAAGCTAAATTGCTGAATGAAGTCCATGCTGTTGACGACGGCGAGAAAGCGCTGGCCTTCCTTCGGCGTGAGACGCCTTACGAGAACGCTTGCACCCCTGACCTGGTCCTGCTGGATCTCAACCTTCCGCGCATGGACGGGAAGCAGGTGCTCGCCGAGATGAAGAGCGATCCAAGCCTGCGCAGTATTCCCGTGGTCGTGCTGACCACTTCGCAGGATGCGCGGGACGTGCTGGCCACCTACAATCTCTTTGCAAATTGTTACATCGCCAAGCCGGTTGATCTCGACCAGTTCCTGACAGTCGTACGCTCCATTGAACAATTCTGGCTCGCGCTGGTTACGCTGCCGTCGCAGCGCGAGTGTGGGTAG